From a single Nicotiana tomentosiformis chromosome 2, ASM39032v3, whole genome shotgun sequence genomic region:
- the LOC104114438 gene encoding uncharacterized protein, giving the protein MMDKVGGDRIVEGFSRVGVNDEMWHPPNIPTITTAVIAVASVILGWITIEMACKPCLEKDGEAIDQNLNPDYDLDDDISAPLNANPTVRFNFCYCRQNCLIMC; this is encoded by the exons ATGATGGACAAGGTTGGAGGCGATAGAATAGTGGAGGGTTTCTCGCGTGTAGGTGTCAATGATGAAATGTGG CACCCTCCCAATATCCCAACAATAACAACGGCAGTGATAGCAGTAGCAAGTGTAATTCTTGGTTGGATAACCATAGAAATGGCCTGCAAACCTTGTCTCGAAAAGGACGGAGAAGCCATTGATCAAAACCTCAATCCCGACTATGACCTTGATGATGACATCAGCGCCCCTTTAAATGCAAACCCAACTGTCCGATTCAACTTCTGCTACTGCCGTCAAAATTGTCTGATCATGTGCTAA